A genomic window from Terrisporobacter glycolicus ATCC 14880 = DSM 1288 includes:
- a CDS encoding ornithine aminomutase subunit alpha has translation MEKRQDDFEVRRKHLQELSDQQLKDRFWQLASQIVDPMVELGRKNTTPSIERSILLRMGFSSLEVKPILEGVMERGLIGKGAGHVVYKLATNKGITVREAGLMLINGEGWDQVVDLFHNNEKSTMESTGEGEKVEC, from the coding sequence ATGGAAAAGAGACAAGATGATTTTGAAGTTAGAAGAAAACATCTTCAAGAACTAAGTGATCAACAGTTAAAAGATAGGTTCTGGCAATTAGCAAGCCAAATAGTTGATCCAATGGTAGAACTAGGTAGAAAAAATACAACGCCATCAATAGAAAGATCTATTTTGCTTAGAATGGGATTTTCTTCTCTTGAAGTAAAACCTATATTAGAGGGAGTTATGGAAAGAGGATTAATAGGAAAAGGTGCTGGTCATGTAGTTTATAAATTAGCAACAAACAAAGGTATAACGGTTAGAGAAGCCGGATTAATGTTAATCAACGGAGAAGGCTGGGATCAGGTAGTAGATTTATTTCACAACAATGAAAAATCAACGATGGAATCAACAGGAGAGGGGGAAAAAGTAGAATGCTAA
- the ortB gene encoding 2-amino-4-oxopentanoate thiolase subunit OrtB, translating to MSSSVLEKDMSYEAVMGRKNEIMKNAIGLDYSSLEEDGIGFDYEKMMSETGYTLQEIESIQSQYAVGNTPIIELKNLTKLARKCAPKGKGARIFIKDEAMNASGSFKARRAATAVYHAKKMGYKGVIAATSGNYGAAVASQAAMQGLKCIIVQECYDSKGVGQPEIIEKARKCEALGAEVVQLTVGPELFYTFLALLEETGYFNASLYSPFGIAGVETLGDELSTQFKKKYGKNPDVVVCTNAGGGNLTGTARGLIKADALDTQVVGASVDLKGLHMASDSQFNRKSFTTGHTGFGIPFCTWPDRSDVPRSAARPLRYMDRYVLVKQGEVFYITELLAQLEGIERGPAGNTSLTAAFSLAQELDEDKIIVVQETEYTGAGKHINPQLTFARENGIEIKFGNPKDEIAGENLILPQSPELLKCVDVDMNKIRKSYIKNCVINNKIDDINNLSNEDIEFLMKETKSSKEFVIEVLDNLK from the coding sequence ATGAGTAGTAGTGTCTTAGAAAAAGATATGAGTTATGAAGCTGTTATGGGAAGAAAAAATGAAATAATGAAAAATGCCATAGGATTAGATTACTCTTCTCTTGAAGAAGATGGCATAGGATTTGATTATGAAAAAATGATGAGTGAAACTGGATATACACTTCAAGAGATAGAATCTATTCAATCACAATATGCAGTAGGAAACACTCCCATAATAGAACTTAAAAATTTAACTAAGTTAGCAAGAAAATGTGCTCCAAAAGGAAAAGGAGCTAGAATCTTTATAAAAGATGAAGCCATGAATGCTTCTGGCAGTTTCAAAGCAAGAAGAGCAGCTACTGCTGTATATCATGCAAAAAAAATGGGATACAAAGGTGTAATCGCAGCAACTAGTGGAAACTACGGTGCAGCTGTAGCGTCTCAAGCAGCTATGCAAGGATTAAAATGTATAATAGTTCAAGAATGCTATGACTCTAAAGGAGTAGGTCAACCAGAAATTATTGAAAAAGCAAGAAAATGTGAGGCACTAGGGGCAGAAGTTGTTCAATTGACAGTTGGACCAGAATTATTTTATACATTTTTAGCTTTGCTTGAGGAAACAGGATACTTTAATGCTTCTCTATATTCACCATTTGGTATAGCTGGTGTTGAAACTTTAGGAGATGAATTATCTACTCAATTCAAGAAAAAATATGGAAAAAATCCTGATGTAGTTGTTTGTACTAATGCAGGCGGTGGTAATCTTACAGGAACAGCAAGAGGTTTAATAAAAGCTGATGCTTTGGATACTCAAGTTGTAGGAGCTAGTGTTGACTTAAAAGGATTACATATGGCTAGTGATAGTCAGTTCAATAGGAAATCCTTTACTACAGGGCATACAGGTTTTGGAATTCCATTTTGCACATGGCCTGATAGATCAGATGTTCCTAGATCAGCAGCTAGACCGCTTAGATATATGGATAGATACGTGTTAGTTAAACAAGGAGAGGTATTTTATATAACTGAGCTGTTAGCACAGTTGGAAGGTATTGAAAGAGGTCCTGCAGGAAATACATCTTTAACAGCAGCATTTTCTTTAGCACAAGAGTTAGATGAGGATAAAATTATAGTAGTTCAAGAAACTGAATACACTGGAGCGGGAAAACATATTAATCCTCAACTTACTTTCGCCAGAGAAAATGGAATAGAAATAAAATTTGGTAATCCAAAAGATGAAATAGCTGGTGAAAATTTAATATTACCACAAAGTCCAGAGTTATTAAAATGTGTAGATGTTGATATGAACAAGATAAGAAAATCTTATATAAAAAATTGTGTAATAAATAATAAAATAGATGATATTAATAATTTAAGTAATGAGGATATAGAATTTCTAATGAAAGAGACTAAGAGCTCTAAAGAGTTTGTAATAGAAGTTTTAGATAATTTGAAATAA
- the oraE gene encoding D-ornithine 4,5-aminomutase subunit OraE has protein sequence MLKENKKLDIDYILKDLDKYRPKRRGWTWREHVENLEMGPFEYKQATKPLTDGVALPSAKYFNNIDPQPVPVITTEIASGRFEDDIRRMRMAAHHGADHLMVIRTAGQSHFDGLIEGTPQGIGGVPITRKQVRAQRKALDFIEEEVGRPINYHSYVSGIAGPEVAVMFAEEGINGAHQDPQYNVLYRNINMIRSFVDACEAKQIMSFANMAQIDGAHNANATAREAWKVMPELMVQHALNSIFSEKIGIDKSNICLSTVPPTAPPAPCLRIDLPYAVALREFFSDYKMRAQMNTKYMDSSTREATVTHVLNLLTSVLTRADVQSTITPDEGRNVPWHIYNIEACDTAKQALVGMDGLMDMIELKNVGELRDKSREIKERAVLYMEEIIEAGGYFEAVEQGFFVDSGNYPERNGDGISRKIKGGVGEGTVYERDEDYFAPVTAHFGYNNVAQYDEKAVDNPASLIGGSTFENPEKIVYIDELDDFDNVETRLKESEGYRLGTKIKPEMEWCADGIVMITMMLPTDKRTAEFAALEFGKKMNLEDIEVISREVMHESEGTRIEMKGKVPFDIDINDLVIPEEPKVLTDEEIREDIDAKPMKIVAATVGEDEHSVGLREIIDIKHGGIEKYGIECHYLGTSVPVEKLVDAAIELNADAILASTIISHDDIHYKNMKKLHEYCIEKGIRDKVMIVCGGTQVTPEIAVEQGVDAGFGRNSKGINVATFLVEKRREMDQND, from the coding sequence ATGCTAAAAGAAAATAAAAAATTAGATATAGATTATATTCTTAAAGATCTAGATAAATATAGACCAAAGAGAAGAGGATGGACATGGAGAGAGCATGTAGAAAATCTTGAGATGGGACCATTTGAATATAAGCAAGCTACAAAACCTCTAACAGATGGTGTTGCATTACCATCAGCTAAATATTTTAATAATATAGATCCTCAACCAGTGCCTGTTATTACTACTGAAATTGCATCAGGAAGATTTGAAGATGATATAAGGAGAATGAGAATGGCAGCTCACCATGGTGCAGATCACTTAATGGTTATAAGAACTGCTGGACAATCACACTTCGATGGTCTTATAGAAGGTACCCCTCAGGGAATTGGTGGTGTTCCAATAACAAGAAAGCAAGTTAGAGCACAAAGAAAGGCCCTAGATTTTATAGAAGAAGAAGTTGGAAGACCTATTAATTATCATTCATATGTAAGTGGTATTGCAGGGCCAGAAGTTGCTGTAATGTTTGCTGAAGAAGGGATAAATGGAGCACACCAAGATCCACAATATAACGTTTTATATAGAAATATAAATATGATAAGATCTTTTGTTGATGCTTGTGAAGCTAAACAGATAATGTCTTTTGCAAATATGGCTCAAATAGATGGAGCTCATAATGCCAATGCAACAGCTAGAGAGGCTTGGAAGGTAATGCCAGAACTTATGGTGCAACATGCTTTAAACTCAATTTTCTCTGAAAAAATAGGAATAGATAAATCTAATATTTGTTTATCAACAGTTCCTCCAACAGCTCCTCCTGCACCTTGTTTAAGAATTGACTTACCTTATGCTGTTGCACTTAGAGAATTTTTTAGTGACTATAAAATGAGAGCTCAAATGAACACTAAATATATGGATTCATCTACTAGAGAAGCAACCGTTACTCATGTGTTGAACTTATTAACATCAGTATTAACTAGAGCAGATGTACAATCAACAATAACTCCTGACGAAGGTAGAAACGTTCCATGGCATATTTATAATATAGAAGCATGCGATACAGCTAAACAAGCTTTAGTTGGTATGGATGGACTTATGGATATGATAGAACTTAAAAATGTAGGGGAATTAAGGGATAAATCTAGAGAGATTAAAGAAAGAGCAGTATTATACATGGAAGAAATAATTGAAGCTGGTGGATATTTTGAAGCTGTTGAGCAAGGATTCTTTGTTGATTCAGGAAATTATCCAGAAAGAAATGGAGATGGAATATCAAGAAAAATAAAAGGAGGAGTTGGAGAAGGAACTGTTTATGAAAGAGATGAAGACTATTTTGCACCTGTAACTGCTCATTTTGGATATAACAATGTAGCTCAATATGATGAAAAAGCTGTAGATAATCCGGCTTCATTAATAGGTGGTTCTACTTTCGAAAATCCTGAGAAAATAGTATATATAGATGAGCTTGATGATTTTGATAACGTTGAAACAAGATTAAAAGAATCAGAAGGATATAGACTTGGAACAAAAATAAAGCCTGAGATGGAATGGTGTGCAGACGGAATTGTTATGATAACAATGATGCTTCCAACAGACAAAAGAACTGCTGAATTTGCAGCACTTGAGTTTGGTAAAAAGATGAATTTGGAAGATATTGAAGTTATAAGTAGAGAAGTTATGCACGAATCTGAAGGTACTAGAATTGAAATGAAAGGTAAGGTTCCTTTTGATATAGATATAAATGATTTAGTTATACCAGAAGAGCCAAAAGTACTAACTGATGAAGAAATCAGAGAAGACATAGATGCAAAACCTATGAAAATTGTTGCAGCTACAGTGGGAGAAGATGAGCATTCAGTTGGTTTAAGAGAAATAATAGATATAAAACATGGTGGAATAGAAAAATATGGTATAGAGTGTCATTATCTTGGAACTTCAGTTCCAGTAGAAAAATTAGTAGATGCAGCAATAGAGTTAAATGCTGATGCTATATTAGCATCTACAATAATAAGTCATGATGATATACATTACAAAAATATGAAGAAGTTACATGAGTATTGTATAGAAAAAGGTATAAGAGATAAAGTAATGATCGTTTGTGGAGGAACACAAGTAACACCTGAAATAGCCGTTGAACAAGGAGTAGATGCAGGTTTTGGAAGAAACAGCAAAGGAATAAATGTAGCTACTTTCTTAGTAGAAAAAAGAAGAGAAATGGATCAAAATGACTAA